From a single Sinomonas atrocyanea genomic region:
- a CDS encoding DUF3710 domain-containing protein, giving the protein MALFGRGKNAKLTSEDPSVLGQSTRKRPEPDKSGYGRAQKGPFDASEASTDTGYVDLGSILVRPTEGLQLRLELEEATQRVVAVTMDLAGSSLQLQAFAAPRSEGLWGEIRAQIAQSVASQGGTVEETEGSFGPELLARLPADATGERRSYRAARFMGVDGPRWFLRGVIGGQAAESREASAALEDLFRHVVVDRGESPLPPRELLPLRIPVEAAPHENGHAQHAPHAPERGPETTHLG; this is encoded by the coding sequence GTGGCACTGTTCGGACGCGGCAAGAACGCCAAGCTGACGTCCGAGGACCCCTCGGTCCTCGGACAGTCGACCCGGAAGCGTCCCGAGCCGGACAAGAGCGGCTACGGGCGCGCCCAGAAGGGCCCGTTCGATGCGAGCGAGGCCAGCACCGATACCGGCTACGTGGACCTGGGCTCGATCCTCGTCCGCCCCACCGAGGGCCTCCAGCTGCGCCTCGAGCTCGAGGAGGCCACGCAGCGCGTCGTGGCCGTGACGATGGACCTTGCCGGCTCGAGCCTCCAGCTCCAGGCGTTCGCCGCCCCCCGCTCCGAGGGGCTGTGGGGCGAGATCCGGGCCCAGATCGCCCAGTCCGTGGCGAGCCAGGGCGGCACCGTGGAGGAGACCGAAGGCAGCTTCGGTCCGGAGCTGCTCGCGCGCCTTCCTGCCGACGCGACGGGGGAGCGCCGCAGCTACCGCGCGGCCCGCTTCATGGGCGTCGACGGTCCGCGCTGGTTCCTGCGCGGCGTGATCGGCGGCCAGGCCGCGGAGAGCCGCGAGGCCTCCGCCGCGCTCGAGGACCTCTTCCGCCACGTGGTCGTGGACCGCGGCGAGTCCCCGCTCCCGCCCCGCGAGCTGCTCCCGCTGCGCATCCCCGTCGAGGCCGCGCCGCACGAGAACGGCCATGCGCAGCACGCGCCGCACGCGCCCGAACGCGGACCGGAGACCACGCATCTTGGCTGA
- a CDS encoding OB-fold nucleic acid binding domain-containing protein codes for MADATAPVRLEGFGGLPERGLVSGEGLVRSLTFVPVDEAPRLTAVIEDERERPGSGPALCLVWLGRRRISGVNAGTRLRFSGMLAHFHGVPTIYNPRYEILAQED; via the coding sequence TTGGCTGACGCCACGGCGCCCGTCCGGCTCGAGGGCTTCGGCGGGCTCCCCGAACGTGGCCTCGTCTCCGGCGAGGGCCTCGTGCGGTCGCTCACCTTCGTGCCCGTCGACGAGGCGCCGCGGCTCACCGCGGTGATCGAGGACGAGCGCGAACGCCCCGGGAGCGGGCCCGCCCTGTGCCTCGTCTGGCTCGGACGCCGGCGGATCAGCGGCGTCAATGCCGGGACCCGGCTGCGGTTCTCGGGCATGCTGGCGCACTTCCATGGCGTCCCCACCATCTACAACCCGCGCTACGAGATCCTGGCCCAGGAGGACTGA
- a CDS encoding DUF3159 domain-containing protein, giving the protein MSSAPGPADPRDDEGAGPRPGRVPTGADLAGAYAARAGLHRHDDGRIDVLRSAGGVRGLLESVLPGLVFLVCFTLVQDLVLSAVLSLAVAAVFVVVRLVGRTPPTQAFAGIIGVAVSAALAVFSGRAENFYLSGFLTNAGYIVALVASILVKWPLMGVIFGFLRNEGVHWRNDAVRARQYRLGTWVMVAVLGLRLLVQVPLYLMGDAGLVALGATRLIMGVPLYALGLWVAWLITRPVAGEPPAGNEVRDTSP; this is encoded by the coding sequence GTGAGCTCCGCCCCCGGACCCGCCGACCCCCGCGACGACGAGGGCGCCGGCCCGCGCCCCGGCCGCGTGCCCACGGGCGCCGACCTCGCCGGCGCCTACGCCGCACGGGCCGGACTCCACCGCCACGACGACGGCCGGATCGACGTGCTCCGCAGCGCCGGCGGCGTCCGCGGCCTCCTCGAGAGCGTCCTGCCGGGTCTGGTCTTCCTCGTCTGCTTCACGCTCGTGCAGGACCTCGTGCTCTCCGCCGTGCTCTCCCTCGCGGTGGCGGCAGTGTTCGTCGTGGTGCGCCTCGTGGGGCGCACGCCTCCCACCCAGGCCTTCGCGGGGATCATCGGCGTGGCCGTCTCGGCCGCGCTGGCCGTGTTCTCCGGCCGCGCCGAGAACTTCTACCTCTCCGGCTTCCTCACGAACGCGGGCTACATCGTGGCGCTCGTCGCCTCGATCCTCGTCAAGTGGCCGCTCATGGGCGTCATCTTCGGCTTCCTCCGCAACGAGGGCGTCCACTGGCGCAACGATGCCGTCAGGGCGCGGCAGTACCGGCTCGGCACGTGGGTCATGGTCGCGGTGCTCGGGCTGCGCCTGCTCGTCCAGGTTCCCCTCTACCTCATGGGCGACGCCGGCCTCGTCGCCCTGGGGGCCACGCGCCTCATCATGGGTGTGCCGCTGTACGCGCTCGGACTGTGGGTCGCTTGGCTCATCACCCGCCCCGTGGCCGGCGAACCGCCCGCGGGCAACGAGGTGCGGGACACAAGCCCCTAG
- a CDS encoding potassium channel family protein encodes MKVIIAGAGSVGSSIARELLAHRHEVLLVDPKPEVIGRSGLRGAKWLIGDACELSTLKEARVDEADVVVSATGDDKVNLVVSLLAKTEFGVGRTVGRVNNPKNDWMFDGSWGVDVAVNTPRLMTALVEEAVEIGDVVRLLTLQTGVSSLVEFTVPADSHVVGKTVGQIDWPEDCTLVAILRDQKPVAPSRDDVVDHRDELFFISTIAAEDELRRLLAPQTESGGEGQARPAEAGEDEDDAFDG; translated from the coding sequence GTGAAGGTCATCATCGCCGGGGCCGGCAGCGTGGGCAGCTCGATCGCCCGCGAACTGCTGGCGCACCGCCACGAGGTCCTCCTCGTCGACCCCAAGCCCGAGGTGATTGGCCGCAGCGGCCTGCGCGGGGCGAAGTGGCTCATCGGCGACGCGTGCGAGCTCTCGACACTCAAGGAGGCCCGCGTCGACGAGGCCGACGTGGTCGTCTCCGCCACGGGCGACGACAAGGTCAACCTCGTGGTCTCCCTGCTGGCGAAGACGGAGTTCGGCGTGGGCCGCACCGTCGGCCGGGTCAACAACCCGAAGAACGACTGGATGTTCGACGGCTCCTGGGGCGTCGACGTCGCAGTCAACACGCCGCGCCTCATGACGGCGCTGGTCGAGGAGGCCGTGGAGATCGGCGACGTCGTGCGCCTCCTGACGCTCCAGACTGGCGTCTCCTCCCTCGTGGAGTTCACGGTGCCCGCCGACTCCCACGTGGTGGGCAAGACGGTGGGGCAGATCGACTGGCCGGAGGACTGCACGCTCGTGGCGATCCTGCGCGACCAGAAGCCGGTGGCGCCGAGCCGCGACGACGTGGTCGACCACCGCGACGAGCTGTTCTTCATCTCGACGATCGCCGCCGAGGACGAGCTGCGCCGCCTCCTCGCTCCCCAGACGGAGTCGGGCGGCGAGGGCCAGGCGCGCCCGGCAGAGGCCGGCGAGGACGAGGACGACGCGTTCGACGGCTGA
- a CDS encoding potassium channel family protein → MAHYVIMGCGRVGVTLAHTLEDSGHSVAIIDQDDRAFRRLRRTFSGRKVTGIGFDRDTMKQAGIEEAYAFAAVSSGDNSNILATRVARETFHVQHVVARIYDPGRAEIYQRLGIPTVAAVRWSADQVLRRILPESGVAGDFREPSGRLVLSEVTLDPAWLGHPLGAIERAAGVRVAYITRFGEGVLPTPNTAYQEGDTVHAMMDISDAAEVSRILSAPPAKESE, encoded by the coding sequence ATGGCGCACTACGTGATCATGGGGTGCGGCCGTGTCGGCGTGACACTGGCCCACACCCTCGAGGACTCCGGCCACTCGGTCGCGATCATCGACCAGGACGACCGCGCCTTCCGACGCCTGCGCCGGACGTTCTCCGGACGCAAGGTCACGGGCATCGGCTTCGACCGGGACACGATGAAGCAGGCCGGGATCGAGGAGGCCTACGCCTTCGCCGCCGTCTCGAGCGGGGACAACTCGAACATCCTCGCCACCCGCGTGGCGAGGGAGACGTTCCATGTCCAGCACGTCGTCGCGCGCATCTACGACCCCGGCCGCGCCGAGATCTACCAGCGTCTGGGCATCCCGACCGTTGCCGCCGTGCGCTGGAGCGCGGACCAGGTGCTGCGCCGGATCCTGCCCGAATCGGGCGTCGCCGGCGACTTCCGGGAGCCCTCGGGCCGGCTCGTGCTCTCCGAGGTCACGCTGGATCCCGCGTGGCTCGGGCACCCGCTGGGCGCGATCGAGCGCGCCGCGGGAGTCCGGGTGGCCTACATCACCCGTTTCGGCGAGGGCGTCCTGCCCACGCCGAACACGGCGTACCAGGAGGGCGACACCGTGCACGCCATGATGGACATCTCCGACGCCGCCGAGGTCTCCCGCATCCTGTCCGCTCCGCCCGCGAAGGAGTCCGAGTGA
- a CDS encoding APC family permease: protein MLTILNAVKRVIVGRALRNDRLTHTLLPKRIALPIFASDALSSVAYAPDEILLTLALAGVSAVSLSPWVGLAVMLVLVTVVASYRQNVHAYPSGGGDYEIATENLGRFAGLTVASALLVDYVLTVAVSISSAASYLTTAVPSLHGTQAVIAVASVVVLALVNLRGIREAGTVFAVPTYLFMLSILGMTAVGLVQWFTGTLRPAQSAAFTIVASPEFDQGLVGIAGGFLLLRAFSSGAAALTGVEAISNGVPNFRAPKSKNAATTLLLLGAVAASMLAGIIFLANATRVHLVQDPASELLLNGKPLSGDYIQTPVIGQIADSVFGGGSIPFYIVVAATGVILVFASNTAFNGFPVLGSILAQDGYLPRQLRTRGDRLAFSNGVLALAAGAIVLIIAFDADVTRLIQLYIVGVFVSFTLSQLGMIRHWTRELKRVKDRSVRVRMQRSRIINGIGFAMTGTVLVIVLITKFEHGAWIALLAMFVIFLVMWSIHAHYTNVARELAVGDDPSARALPSRVHAVLLVSHVRKPVLRALAYARASRPSRLDAVTVDISPEETAQTVADWEKLGIPVPLTVLASPYRETITPLMDYIRGMRRDSPRDLIVVYIPEYVVGKWWEQLVHNQTALRIKTRLHFEPGVMVASVPWQLKSSEEARRLQEL, encoded by the coding sequence GTGCTGACGATTCTCAATGCGGTCAAGCGCGTGATTGTGGGCCGCGCTCTGCGCAACGATCGGCTCACGCACACGCTGCTGCCCAAGCGCATCGCGCTTCCGATCTTCGCCTCGGATGCGCTCTCGTCCGTCGCCTACGCGCCCGACGAGATCCTTCTGACCCTTGCCCTCGCCGGTGTCTCGGCGGTGTCCCTCTCGCCCTGGGTGGGACTCGCCGTCATGCTCGTGCTCGTCACGGTGGTGGCGTCGTACCGGCAGAACGTCCATGCGTACCCTTCGGGCGGCGGCGACTACGAGATCGCCACCGAGAACCTCGGCCGCTTCGCAGGGCTCACCGTCGCCAGCGCCCTCCTCGTCGACTACGTCCTCACCGTCGCCGTGTCGATCTCCTCCGCCGCGTCCTACCTGACCACCGCCGTGCCCTCGCTGCACGGGACGCAGGCCGTCATCGCGGTCGCCTCCGTGGTGGTGCTCGCCCTCGTGAACCTGAGGGGCATCCGCGAGGCCGGGACCGTGTTCGCGGTGCCGACCTACCTCTTCATGCTCTCGATCCTCGGCATGACTGCCGTGGGCCTCGTGCAGTGGTTCACCGGCACGCTCCGCCCCGCGCAGAGCGCCGCCTTCACCATCGTCGCGTCCCCGGAGTTCGACCAGGGACTCGTGGGGATCGCGGGCGGCTTCCTGCTCCTGAGGGCCTTCTCCTCTGGCGCCGCCGCCCTCACCGGCGTCGAGGCGATCAGCAACGGCGTGCCGAATTTCCGGGCGCCCAAGAGCAAGAACGCCGCCACCACGCTCCTGCTGCTCGGCGCCGTGGCCGCGTCGATGCTCGCCGGGATCATCTTCCTCGCCAACGCGACCCGCGTGCACCTCGTCCAGGACCCTGCGAGCGAGCTGCTCCTCAACGGCAAGCCGCTCTCCGGCGACTACATCCAGACCCCGGTCATCGGCCAGATCGCCGATTCCGTGTTCGGCGGCGGGAGCATCCCCTTCTACATCGTGGTGGCGGCCACCGGCGTCATCCTCGTCTTCGCCTCCAACACCGCCTTCAACGGCTTCCCCGTGCTCGGCTCGATCCTGGCCCAGGACGGCTACCTGCCCCGCCAGCTGCGCACCCGCGGCGACCGGCTCGCCTTCAGCAACGGAGTCCTCGCCCTCGCCGCCGGCGCGATCGTCCTCATCATCGCGTTCGACGCCGACGTGACCCGCCTCATCCAGCTGTACATCGTCGGCGTCTTCGTCTCGTTCACCCTGAGCCAGCTGGGCATGATCCGCCACTGGACGCGCGAGCTCAAGCGGGTCAAGGACCGCAGCGTGCGGGTGCGCATGCAGCGCTCGCGGATCATCAACGGCATCGGGTTCGCGATGACGGGCACCGTGCTCGTCATCGTCCTCATCACCAAGTTCGAGCACGGCGCCTGGATCGCGCTCCTGGCCATGTTCGTGATCTTCCTCGTCATGTGGAGCATCCACGCCCACTACACCAACGTCGCACGCGAGCTCGCGGTGGGCGACGACCCCTCGGCCCGCGCGCTGCCCAGCAGGGTCCACGCCGTCCTGCTCGTCTCCCACGTCCGCAAGCCTGTGCTGAGGGCGCTCGCCTACGCCCGCGCCTCGAGGCCGTCGAGGCTCGACGCCGTCACCGTGGACATCAGCCCCGAGGAGACGGCCCAGACCGTCGCGGACTGGGAGAAGCTCGGGATCCCCGTTCCCCTCACCGTGCTCGCAAGTCCCTACCGGGAGACGATCACCCCGCTCATGGACTACATCCGGGGCATGCGCCGGGACTCCCCGCGCGACTTGATCGTCGTCTACATCCCCGAGTACGTGGTGGGCAAGTGGTGGGAGCAGCTCGTGCACAACCAGACCGCCCTGCGGATCAAGACCCGGCTCCACTTCGAGCCAGGGGTCATGGTGGCCTCGGTGCCGTGGCAGCTGAAGTCGAGCGAGGAAGCCAGGAGGCTGCAGGAGCTGTGA
- a CDS encoding class I SAM-dependent RNA methyltransferase, which produces MSPGTEQENAPGRTLELRLGPVAHGGHMVARHEGRVVFVRHGLPGELVRAELTDAAPEATFWRADVVDVLEPSTHRRDHVWDLADSLKAHRAGRPPVGGAEFGHIALDEQRRLKAAVVSEQLERLAGLELDVEVEPVALREDSGDDAGGLAWRTRCSFSVTAEGRLAMHAHRSETLIPVGPMPLATEEINRLRLWELDLDGVERLEVAAPACGSAPLVVFTLADGVAPSRLTDVLARLSPEVSASAVGPDAGRAPLTVRGRGSVSERVLGRHYTVTGEGFWQIHRRAPETLVAAALEALDGALAPGGQVADLYAGAGLFTAPLADAVGPAGHVLSVEGAPGTSRDARRTFKRRPEVAVVQGRVERVLRRHGGAGAFDAVVLDPPRAGAGRETVHQLVEAAPRAIAYVACDPASFARDLGWFRKAGWQLEGLRAFDLYPMTHHVETVARLTPPRA; this is translated from the coding sequence ATGTCCCCCGGAACCGAGCAGGAGAACGCCCCCGGCCGCACCCTCGAGCTGCGGCTCGGGCCCGTGGCCCACGGCGGCCACATGGTCGCCCGACACGAGGGCCGGGTCGTCTTCGTCCGCCACGGCCTCCCCGGCGAGCTCGTGCGGGCCGAGCTCACCGACGCCGCACCCGAGGCGACGTTCTGGCGCGCCGATGTCGTCGACGTCCTCGAACCCTCGACCCACCGGCGCGACCACGTGTGGGACCTCGCTGACTCCCTGAAGGCGCACCGCGCCGGCCGGCCGCCGGTCGGCGGGGCCGAGTTCGGCCACATCGCCCTGGACGAGCAGCGGCGGCTTAAGGCCGCAGTGGTCAGCGAGCAGCTCGAGCGCCTCGCCGGCCTCGAGCTGGACGTCGAGGTCGAGCCCGTCGCCCTCCGCGAGGACTCGGGCGACGACGCCGGCGGCCTCGCGTGGCGAACGCGCTGCAGCTTCTCGGTCACAGCCGAGGGCCGGCTCGCGATGCACGCCCACCGCTCCGAGACCCTCATCCCGGTCGGCCCGATGCCGCTCGCCACCGAGGAGATCAACCGGCTGCGCCTGTGGGAGCTGGACCTGGACGGCGTCGAGCGCCTCGAGGTCGCAGCCCCCGCCTGCGGCTCGGCGCCGCTGGTCGTGTTCACCCTTGCCGACGGGGTTGCCCCCTCGCGGCTCACGGATGTCCTCGCCCGGCTCTCGCCCGAGGTCTCGGCCAGCGCGGTCGGCCCCGACGCCGGCAGGGCCCCCCTCACCGTGCGGGGCCGGGGGTCCGTCTCCGAGCGGGTCCTCGGCCGCCACTACACGGTGACGGGGGAGGGCTTCTGGCAGATCCACCGGCGCGCGCCGGAGACCCTCGTGGCCGCGGCGCTCGAGGCGCTCGACGGCGCGCTCGCCCCGGGCGGGCAGGTCGCCGACCTCTATGCCGGGGCGGGCCTCTTCACCGCGCCCCTCGCCGACGCCGTCGGGCCCGCGGGCCACGTCCTCTCGGTCGAGGGCGCCCCCGGCACGAGCCGCGACGCGAGGCGGACCTTCAAGCGCCGGCCCGAGGTCGCGGTCGTGCAGGGACGGGTCGAGCGGGTGCTGCGCCGGCACGGCGGCGCGGGGGCGTTCGACGCCGTCGTGCTCGACCCGCCCCGGGCCGGCGCGGGGCGGGAGACGGTGCACCAGCTCGTCGAAGCGGCGCCCCGGGCCATCGCGTACGTGGCCTGCGACCCTGCCTCGTTCGCCCGCGACCTCGGCTGGTTCCGGAAGGCGGGATGGCAGCTCGAGGGCCTGCGCGCGTTCGACCTGTACCCGATGACGCACCACGTCGAGACCGTCGCCCGGCTCACGCCGCCGCGAGCGTAG
- a CDS encoding aconitate hydratase, which yields MSTVDSFGAKGVLNVGGTEYEIFRLNSVEGAESLPFSLKVLLENLLRTEDGANITADHIRALAGWDENAQPSTEIQFTPARVIMQDFTGVPCVVDLATMREAVKELGGDPTRVNPLAPAELVIDHSVQIDVFGNAGAIERNMEIEYQRNGERYQFLRWGQSAFEDFKVVPPGMGIVHQVNIEYLARTVMTREVEGTLRAYPDTLVGTDSHTTMVNGLGVLGWGVGGIEAEAAMLGQPVSMLIPRVVGFRLSGEIPAGATATDVVLTITEMLRKHGVVGKFVEFYGEGVAAVPLANRATIGNMSPEFGSTAAIFPIDDVTLDYLRLTGRSEENVALVEAYAKEQGLWHDASREPRFSEYLELDLSTVVPSIAGPKRPQDRIVLTEAKDEFRNDLLNYVAHEADAGSLDESLEESFPASDAPSFTTGASHVTDSDRVPPVYSAAHGAAGRTSNPVSVSMEDGRKFDLDHGAVTIASITSCTNTSNPSVMLAAAVLARNAVEKGLVSKPWVKTSVAPGSKVVTDYYEKSGLVPYLEKLGFYTGGYGCTTCIGNSGPLEAEISEAIQSNDLAVTAVLSGNRNFEGRINPDVKMNYLASPPLVIAYALAGSMDFDFESDPLGKDQDGNDVFLKDIWPNPNEVQQVMDASIDQDMFTKSYATIFDGDERWQSLPTPTGDTFEWAEDSTYVRKPPYFEGMKAQPEPVADIDGARVLLKLGDSVTTDHISPAGSFKSDTPAGQYLLAHGVERKDFNSYGSRRGNHEVMIRGTFANIRIKNQLLDGVEGGFTKDFTQDGAPQAYVYDAAMNYQKAGTPLVVIAGKEYGSGSSRDWAAKGTALLGVKAVIAESYERIHRSNLIGMGVLPLQFPEGESAASVGLTGNEVFSIQGITALNDGTTPSTVKVTATAEDGSEVSFDAVVRIDTPGEADYYRNGGILQYVLRQISAR from the coding sequence TTGAGCACTGTGGACAGCTTCGGAGCCAAAGGCGTCCTGAACGTCGGCGGAACCGAGTACGAAATTTTCCGGCTGAATTCTGTGGAAGGCGCCGAAAGCCTCCCGTTCAGCCTCAAGGTCCTCCTGGAGAACCTGCTCCGCACCGAGGACGGTGCGAACATCACGGCGGACCACATCCGCGCCCTGGCCGGCTGGGACGAGAACGCCCAGCCGAGCACCGAGATCCAGTTCACCCCCGCCCGCGTCATCATGCAGGACTTCACGGGCGTGCCCTGCGTCGTCGACCTCGCCACGATGCGCGAGGCCGTCAAGGAGCTCGGCGGTGACCCCACGCGCGTCAACCCGCTGGCCCCGGCCGAGCTCGTGATCGACCACTCGGTCCAGATCGACGTGTTCGGCAACGCCGGCGCGATCGAGCGCAACATGGAGATCGAGTACCAGCGCAACGGCGAGCGGTACCAGTTCCTGCGGTGGGGCCAGAGTGCGTTCGAGGACTTCAAGGTCGTCCCCCCGGGCATGGGCATCGTGCACCAGGTCAACATCGAGTACCTGGCCCGCACCGTCATGACCCGTGAGGTTGAGGGCACGCTGCGCGCCTACCCCGACACCCTCGTCGGCACCGACTCCCACACCACCATGGTCAACGGCCTCGGTGTGCTCGGCTGGGGCGTCGGCGGCATCGAGGCCGAGGCCGCGATGCTCGGCCAGCCGGTCTCCATGCTCATCCCGCGCGTGGTCGGCTTCAGGCTCTCCGGCGAGATCCCCGCCGGGGCGACCGCGACCGACGTCGTGCTCACGATCACCGAGATGCTGCGCAAGCACGGCGTGGTCGGCAAGTTCGTCGAGTTCTACGGCGAGGGCGTCGCGGCGGTGCCGCTCGCCAACCGCGCGACCATCGGCAACATGAGCCCCGAGTTCGGCTCGACGGCGGCGATCTTCCCGATCGACGACGTCACCCTGGACTACCTCCGCCTCACCGGCCGCTCCGAGGAGAACGTGGCCCTCGTCGAGGCCTACGCCAAGGAGCAGGGCCTCTGGCACGACGCCTCCCGCGAGCCGCGCTTCTCCGAGTACCTCGAGCTCGACCTCTCGACGGTGGTTCCCTCGATCGCCGGCCCGAAGCGTCCCCAGGACCGCATCGTCCTCACGGAGGCGAAGGACGAGTTCCGCAACGACCTGCTGAACTACGTTGCGCACGAGGCGGACGCGGGTTCGCTCGACGAGTCGCTCGAGGAGAGCTTCCCGGCGTCGGACGCGCCGTCCTTCACGACGGGCGCTTCCCACGTGACGGACTCGGACCGCGTGCCCCCGGTGTACTCCGCGGCGCACGGTGCTGCCGGCCGGACGTCCAACCCGGTCTCCGTGTCGATGGAGGACGGACGCAAGTTCGATCTGGACCACGGCGCCGTCACGATCGCCTCGATCACCTCGTGCACCAACACCTCCAACCCGTCCGTCATGCTGGCCGCGGCCGTCCTGGCGCGCAACGCGGTCGAGAAGGGCCTGGTGTCCAAGCCGTGGGTGAAGACCTCGGTGGCGCCGGGCTCGAAGGTGGTCACTGACTACTACGAGAAGTCGGGTCTCGTGCCGTACCTGGAGAAGCTCGGCTTCTACACGGGCGGCTACGGCTGCACCACGTGCATCGGAAACTCGGGACCGCTCGAGGCCGAGATCTCCGAGGCGATCCAGTCCAACGACCTTGCCGTGACCGCGGTGCTCTCGGGCAACCGCAACTTCGAGGGCCGGATCAACCCGGACGTGAAGATGAACTACCTGGCCTCGCCGCCGCTCGTCATCGCCTACGCCCTGGCCGGGAGCATGGACTTCGACTTCGAGTCCGATCCCCTCGGCAAGGACCAGGACGGCAACGACGTCTTCCTCAAGGACATCTGGCCGAACCCCAACGAGGTCCAGCAGGTCATGGACGCCTCGATCGACCAGGACATGTTCACGAAGTCCTACGCGACGATCTTCGACGGCGACGAGCGCTGGCAGTCCCTGCCCACGCCCACCGGCGACACCTTCGAGTGGGCGGAGGACTCCACCTACGTCCGCAAGCCCCCGTACTTCGAGGGCATGAAGGCGCAGCCGGAGCCGGTCGCGGACATCGACGGCGCCCGGGTGCTGCTCAAGCTCGGCGACTCGGTCACGACCGACCACATCTCCCCGGCCGGCTCCTTCAAGTCGGACACCCCGGCGGGCCAGTACCTCCTCGCCCACGGCGTGGAGCGCAAGGACTTCAACTCCTACGGCTCCCGGCGTGGCAACCACGAGGTCATGATCCGCGGCACCTTCGCGAACATCCGCATCAAGAACCAGCTCCTCGACGGCGTCGAGGGCGGCTTCACGAAGGACTTCACGCAGGACGGCGCCCCGCAGGCCTACGTCTACGACGCCGCAATGAACTACCAGAAGGCCGGCACCCCGCTCGTGGTCATCGCGGGCAAGGAGTACGGCTCGGGCTCCTCGCGCGACTGGGCCGCGAAGGGCACCGCGCTGCTGGGCGTCAAGGCCGTCATCGCCGAGAGCTACGAGCGCATCCACCGCTCGAACCTCATCGGCATGGGCGTCCTGCCGCTGCAGTTCCCCGAGGGCGAGTCCGCCGCGAGCGTGGGCCTCACCGGCAACGAGGTGTTCTCGATCCAGGGCATCACGGCCCTCAACGACGGCACCACCCCGTCCACGGTGAAGGTGACCGCGACGGCAGAGGACGGTTCCGAGGTCTCGTTCGACGCCGTCGTGCGCATCGACACCCCCGGCGAGGCGGACTACTACCGCAACGGCGGCATCCTGCAGTACGTGCTGCGCCAGATCTCGGCGCGCTGA